One region of Spirochaetota bacterium genomic DNA includes:
- a CDS encoding acyl-CoA dehydrogenase family protein has protein sequence MDFTLSEEQQMLVDTIRKMGQRDKFKELAKHIDETGEFPFELLKKYSEMGLLGMTVSPDHGGGGQPAMNAILCIEELAKFSPMIAAPVFESNVGPVRVIDIFGTEEQKRTIVPGVCRGDFSVSVCMTEPEAGSDLTSLSTRAVEDGDSYILNGKKCFITGGGHASHYMVYTRFGDIKGYKGIGGILVEKGTPGFTFGKQEKFMGLRGMPSCDLYFDDVRVPKKNLVIPQGEFNKLMSTFDIERCGNAAMCLGLAGGAYEEARAYAMERKAFGRPICEFQAVQFMMVDMATRLDAARLLVYRAINGAGRGLPSIYEASMAKAYANEMVVDVTNLAMQVFGGYGYSHEFPMERMYRDAKAWGVAGGTIQMLKVGIAGMIFGRRFDQRKG, from the coding sequence ATGGATTTTACACTGAGCGAAGAACAACAGATGCTGGTCGATACCATCAGGAAGATGGGCCAGCGGGACAAGTTCAAGGAACTGGCCAAGCATATCGACGAGACCGGGGAATTTCCCTTTGAGCTTCTGAAAAAATACTCGGAGATGGGACTCCTGGGAATGACGGTCTCGCCGGACCACGGGGGCGGCGGGCAGCCGGCCATGAACGCGATCCTCTGCATCGAGGAGCTCGCGAAATTCAGCCCCATGATAGCGGCGCCGGTATTCGAGTCGAACGTGGGGCCGGTGCGGGTCATCGACATCTTCGGCACCGAGGAGCAGAAGAGGACCATCGTGCCCGGAGTGTGCCGGGGGGACTTCAGCGTGTCGGTCTGCATGACCGAGCCGGAGGCCGGATCGGACCTCACGTCACTGTCGACCCGCGCCGTCGAGGACGGCGATTCCTACATCCTCAACGGCAAGAAATGCTTCATCACCGGCGGAGGCCACGCCAGCCATTACATGGTCTACACCCGCTTCGGCGACATCAAGGGCTACAAGGGGATCGGCGGCATCCTGGTGGAAAAGGGAACGCCGGGCTTCACCTTCGGCAAGCAGGAGAAGTTCATGGGCCTCAGGGGCATGCCCTCCTGCGACCTTTATTTCGACGACGTGCGCGTGCCCAAGAAGAACCTGGTGATACCGCAGGGGGAATTCAACAAGCTCATGTCCACCTTTGATATCGAGCGGTGCGGCAACGCGGCCATGTGCCTGGGCCTGGCCGGCGGGGCCTACGAGGAGGCCAGGGCCTACGCCATGGAGCGCAAGGCCTTCGGCAGGCCCATATGCGAGTTCCAGGCGGTGCAGTTCATGATGGTGGACATGGCCACCAGGCTGGACGCGGCGCGGCTCCTGGTATACCGCGCCATAAACGGGGCGGGCCGGGGGCTTCCCTCCATATACGAGGCCTCCATGGCCAAGGCCTACGCCAACGAGATGGTGGTGGACGTGACGAACCTGGCGATGCAGGTCTTCGGAGGATACGGCTACAGCCACGAGTTCCCCATGGAGCGGATGTACCGCGATGCCAAGGCCTGGGGCGTGGCGGGGGGCACCATTCAGATGCTCAAAGTAGGGATCGCCGGCATGATTTTCGGCAGGCGTTTTGACCAGCGGAAGGGATAG
- a CDS encoding aldehyde ferredoxin oxidoreductase family protein, which yields MNGNTGNIADINLSTGTVSMLHLPEETYRRFIGGSGLGAKLFWDRADFSADALSPEALFILMNGPLAGIRLSGASRMSATARSPLTGGIAESSCGGFFAPALRLAGYDGLVITGRAAQPSVICIDKEKITIEDAASLWGRGIGESTDALHDSYGKKSTSLVIGPAGENLVPFACVLNEAHHAFGRCGMGAVMGSKNLKALVVKETKAELSLADPERVKALVRELTPRIREHLISQVLHDFGTAGNLEGHMYSGDVPVKNWTSNFDEEMGEALTGSTLSERFLKKAGTCAYCAVACKRIVQIDDGPYAMPEGPGPEYETVVAFGSLLGTPDLAAVCKAGRICNDLGMDTISAGATIAWAMEAYERGDLTDEHTGGVALRWGDIDLVMNAILPAMASRSGALGGLLSRGSAGAARAIGGNAIDYTAQSKGLEAPMHDPRGCHGHALAYAVSTRGACHVQSAMHFMETGACNYPEIGFEFDLEALTAEKKPETMVLAAAIGCIENSACLCQFADRSFTMQEIADLINAAAGYGYSLEELIGAGMRGYDLKRCINYLLGFAASDDTLSRRLLEPARDGDTAGIEIDFDDMKKRFYDLMDLDPVKGVPTRFRLESAGLSEEAERIWPTTS from the coding sequence ATGAACGGCAACACGGGAAACATCGCAGATATCAACCTTTCAACCGGGACGGTTTCCATGCTTCACCTGCCGGAGGAGACCTATCGCCGTTTCATCGGCGGCAGCGGCCTCGGGGCGAAGCTGTTCTGGGACCGGGCCGATTTTTCAGCGGACGCCCTTTCCCCCGAGGCGCTTTTTATACTGATGAACGGGCCCCTGGCCGGCATACGGCTTTCCGGCGCGAGCAGGATGAGCGCCACGGCCCGCTCTCCCCTGACCGGGGGGATCGCCGAGTCCTCCTGCGGCGGTTTTTTCGCGCCGGCCCTCAGGCTGGCCGGGTACGACGGGCTGGTCATAACGGGCAGGGCGGCACAACCGTCGGTTATCTGCATTGATAAGGAAAAAATCACGATAGAAGACGCGGCGTCACTGTGGGGCAGGGGCATCGGTGAGAGTACCGATGCGCTCCATGACTCCTACGGCAAAAAATCCACGTCCCTGGTGATCGGTCCGGCCGGCGAGAACCTGGTTCCCTTTGCCTGCGTCCTGAACGAGGCACACCACGCCTTCGGCCGCTGCGGCATGGGCGCGGTCATGGGATCGAAAAACCTGAAAGCCTTAGTCGTGAAGGAAACGAAAGCCGAGCTTTCGCTGGCGGACCCGGAGCGGGTGAAGGCACTGGTAAGGGAGCTCACGCCGCGCATACGGGAGCACCTCATATCCCAGGTGCTCCATGACTTCGGCACCGCCGGCAACCTCGAGGGCCACATGTACAGCGGCGACGTGCCGGTGAAGAACTGGACATCGAACTTTGACGAGGAGATGGGGGAGGCCCTCACCGGCAGCACCCTGTCGGAGCGCTTTCTCAAGAAGGCGGGCACCTGCGCTTACTGCGCGGTGGCGTGCAAGCGCATCGTGCAGATAGACGATGGCCCCTACGCCATGCCGGAAGGCCCGGGCCCGGAATACGAGACGGTTGTGGCCTTCGGCAGCCTCCTGGGCACGCCGGACCTCGCGGCGGTGTGCAAGGCGGGGAGGATCTGCAACGACCTGGGCATGGACACGATCAGCGCTGGCGCCACCATTGCCTGGGCCATGGAGGCGTACGAGCGGGGAGACCTCACCGATGAACATACCGGGGGCGTCGCGCTCCGGTGGGGCGACATTGACCTCGTGATGAATGCCATCCTGCCGGCGATGGCTTCGCGCAGCGGCGCCCTGGGCGGGCTCCTTTCAAGGGGAAGCGCCGGCGCGGCCAGGGCAATCGGCGGCAACGCCATCGATTACACTGCCCAGAGCAAGGGCCTGGAGGCGCCCATGCACGATCCCCGGGGCTGCCACGGCCACGCCCTGGCCTACGCGGTGAGCACCCGCGGCGCCTGCCACGTCCAGTCGGCCATGCATTTCATGGAGACCGGGGCGTGCAACTACCCTGAGATCGGCTTCGAGTTCGATCTCGAGGCCCTCACCGCCGAGAAGAAGCCCGAGACCATGGTGCTGGCGGCCGCCATAGGCTGCATCGAGAACAGCGCGTGCCTGTGCCAGTTCGCGGACCGCTCCTTCACCATGCAGGAGATCGCCGACCTGATCAATGCCGCGGCAGGCTATGGCTATAGCCTGGAAGAACTGATAGGAGCGGGCATGCGCGGCTATGACCTGAAGCGCTGCATCAATTACCTGCTGGGCTTCGCGGCGTCCGATGACACGCTGTCGCGGAGGCTCCTGGAGCCTGCCCGGGACGGCGACACGGCCGGCATTGAGATCGATTTTGACGACATGAAAAAGAGGTTTTATGACCTGATGGACCTTGACCCGGTGAAGGGCGTTCCGACGCGCTTCAGGCTCGAGTCAGCCGGACTCTCGGAGGAGGCCGAACGGATATGGCCGACGACCTCATAA
- a CDS encoding CoA-transferase subunit beta yields the protein MACCGAREIKDGDIVVVGTGFPTMSANIARHTHAPRAMLMQESGVYDARPARPALSVGDPCLNPGAAMIGGLIEIMGVFLQGGWVDVGFLAGSQIDKYGNINTTAIGPYESPKSRLPGSGGANPIGALAKRTLIIALHNTRSLAEKVDFVTTPGYLDGPGAREKWGLPPDTGPQVMITNKAVMRFDKETKEAYLESYHPGTSVDEVVKLTPWKLRVSDDVHETEPPRAEELRAMREILDPHRMIRIYEKRGYV from the coding sequence ATGGCCTGCTGCGGCGCCCGCGAGATAAAGGACGGCGATATCGTCGTGGTGGGGACCGGGTTCCCCACCATGTCGGCCAATATCGCCCGTCATACCCACGCGCCCCGGGCCATGCTGATGCAGGAGTCCGGCGTGTACGACGCCCGTCCGGCCCGTCCGGCCCTTTCCGTGGGAGATCCGTGCCTGAACCCGGGGGCAGCCATGATCGGCGGCCTGATCGAGATTATGGGCGTCTTCCTTCAGGGCGGATGGGTCGACGTGGGATTTCTCGCCGGCAGCCAGATCGACAAGTACGGCAACATCAACACCACTGCCATCGGGCCCTACGAAAGCCCGAAGAGCCGCCTGCCGGGGTCCGGCGGTGCCAACCCGATCGGAGCCCTGGCAAAGCGCACCCTCATCATAGCACTACATAACACCAGGAGCCTGGCCGAAAAAGTGGATTTCGTTACCACACCCGGGTACCTTGACGGGCCGGGAGCGCGGGAGAAGTGGGGCCTTCCGCCCGATACGGGCCCCCAGGTGATGATCACCAACAAGGCGGTCATGCGCTTTGACAAGGAAACGAAAGAGGCCTATCTCGAGAGCTATCATCCCGGGACCTCCGTGGATGAGGTGGTTAAGCTCACGCCATGGAAGCTCAGGGTGAGCGATGACGTTCATGAGACCGAGCCCCCGCGGGCAGAGGAGCTCCGCGCCATGCGGGAGATCCTCGATCCCCATCGTATGATACGGATATATGAGAAGCGAGGATACGTGTAG
- a CDS encoding CoA transferase subunit A codes for MGKVMTTAEAMEKFVGDGDFLFIGGYICRPPFAAIHEIIRQKKKDLTITRSNAADDFDMLIGAGCVKRFIATFISLGLYGLARCYRRSIEKGIPHKIELEEYTNLSLPLMLMAGAMGMPFVPVKDMVGTDLMKIKSFMGENKYKMIESPFDGTPVMVVPALRPDTAIIHVQQADEDGNAQMWGIGGDCKWGANAAKKVIVSCERIVSRETVGKDPSRTIVPSFKVVAVTEEPFGSHPGYTPGFYDVDLQFGNLYKEASNTVEGFQAFLDEWVFGVKDRADYVQHYIQKFGYAQYKRLQAKFDYGYPVSYAY; via the coding sequence ATGGGAAAGGTTATGACCACCGCCGAGGCCATGGAAAAGTTCGTCGGTGACGGCGACTTCCTCTTTATCGGCGGTTATATCTGCAGGCCGCCCTTCGCGGCCATACACGAGATCATCCGGCAGAAAAAGAAGGACCTCACCATCACGAGGAGCAATGCCGCCGACGATTTCGACATGCTCATCGGCGCCGGATGCGTGAAGCGCTTTATCGCCACCTTCATCTCCCTGGGCCTGTATGGCCTGGCCCGGTGCTACCGCCGGTCGATAGAGAAGGGGATCCCCCACAAGATCGAGCTGGAAGAGTACACGAACCTCTCCCTTCCCCTCATGCTGATGGCCGGAGCCATGGGAATGCCCTTCGTGCCGGTGAAGGACATGGTGGGGACCGACCTCATGAAGATCAAGTCCTTCATGGGCGAGAACAAGTACAAGATGATCGAGTCACCCTTCGACGGGACCCCGGTCATGGTCGTTCCGGCCCTCAGGCCGGACACGGCCATCATCCACGTGCAGCAGGCGGACGAGGACGGAAACGCCCAGATGTGGGGGATCGGCGGCGACTGCAAGTGGGGGGCCAACGCGGCGAAAAAGGTGATCGTGAGCTGCGAGCGCATCGTGAGCCGGGAGACCGTAGGCAAGGACCCGTCCCGCACCATCGTTCCGTCCTTCAAGGTCGTAGCCGTCACCGAGGAGCCCTTCGGCTCCCACCCGGGGTATACGCCCGGGTTCTACGATGTGGATCTGCAGTTCGGGAATCTTTATAAAGAAGCTTCCAATACAGTCGAAGGCTTCCAGGCCTTCCTGGACGAGTGGGTTTTCGGCGTCAAGGACCGCGCCGACTATGTCCAGCACTACATTCAGAAATTCGGGTACGCCCAATACAAGCGCCTGCAGGCGAAATTCGATTACGGGTATCCCGTGTCGTACGCATACTGA
- a CDS encoding formate C-acetyltransferase/glycerol dehydratase family glycyl radical enzyme → MSTQHALSRPPTRSRVDGLRWRIIEAPQEVCIERARYLTEAMKLHWDKNPLTRMSLAFENILNNISVIIREDEVIVGCRTSKLKGAPLFPENKSLWIEGDLENFDTRVLQRALITAEEKKELAEEILPFWKGKTVEDRMKEQMPEDILTDMDKYIFTMMLEITYGIGHFTMDHERVLTVGLRGVIEDAEGRMAALSPGDRSGEKGLFYDAVIRSCRAVISFARRYAELALSMAKNEWDPARADELREIARVCARVPEYPAETLHEAVQSVYFIHLVAQIESGGNSISLGRIDQILFPYYKKDMEAKRGSADRARELTAMLFVKTNEIWNVLEEAFIPGGEGTEGKTTQNVTVGGVGIDGRDATNDMSYIALDAFGDVRTVQPNFGVRISPDCPEELMNRALDYDRDGVLMHLFNDEAIIRSLVKGGHTLEDARNYGMVGCLEPNAQGKTFGSTFAVQFSGVKCVELALSNGIDNIFGYPSGIETGDPAGFTSFDDVWNAYDGQVRHFIGQMVRGMELLDRIISENVPSPFASAMVDGCLEKGKDLTAGGAVYNSTGVQLMGFANVVDSLYAVKKAVFDEKRFSMADLVQWLSEDWQDAEDKRVYLHNRIPKYGNDNDEVDAMAAKVADHYCDVLADKRNFRGGFFWPGIFSVGFHITMGAFTAATPDGRFAGDVLGNGITPTTGNAISGPTAIMNSVTKLPVERVYNGANLNMRFQGKKISTANLASLIRGYFKRGGTQVQFNMVDTNILRDAQHHPEKHRDLFVRVSGYSAEFTGLSEIAQEEIISRTEFEMRQ, encoded by the coding sequence ATGAGCACGCAACACGCACTGAGCCGGCCTCCGACGCGGTCCCGCGTCGACGGCCTCCGCTGGAGGATCATAGAAGCGCCCCAGGAGGTGTGCATCGAGCGCGCACGCTACCTCACTGAGGCGATGAAGCTCCACTGGGACAAAAATCCCCTGACGAGGATGAGCCTGGCCTTTGAGAATATCCTGAACAATATCAGCGTCATCATACGCGAAGACGAGGTGATCGTGGGGTGCCGCACCTCCAAGCTCAAGGGAGCGCCCCTGTTCCCGGAAAACAAGTCCCTCTGGATAGAAGGGGACCTGGAGAATTTCGACACCCGCGTGCTCCAGCGGGCCCTTATTACTGCGGAAGAGAAAAAAGAGCTCGCCGAGGAGATCCTGCCTTTCTGGAAAGGCAAGACCGTGGAAGACCGCATGAAGGAGCAGATGCCGGAAGATATCCTGACGGACATGGATAAGTATATTTTCACCATGATGCTCGAGATAACCTACGGGATCGGCCATTTCACCATGGACCATGAGCGCGTCCTGACCGTGGGTCTCCGTGGCGTCATCGAGGACGCCGAGGGAAGAATGGCAGCGCTTTCGCCCGGCGACAGGTCCGGCGAGAAGGGCCTCTTCTATGACGCGGTGATACGATCCTGCCGGGCCGTCATATCCTTCGCCCGGCGCTACGCGGAGCTCGCGCTGTCAATGGCAAAAAACGAGTGGGACCCGGCCCGGGCCGACGAGCTGAGAGAGATCGCCCGCGTCTGCGCCCGCGTGCCCGAATACCCGGCGGAGACGCTCCACGAGGCTGTCCAGAGCGTCTATTTCATCCACCTGGTGGCCCAGATCGAGTCCGGCGGAAACTCCATCTCCCTGGGACGGATCGACCAGATACTGTTTCCGTATTACAAGAAGGACATGGAGGCGAAGCGGGGCAGCGCGGACAGGGCCCGGGAGCTCACGGCCATGCTCTTTGTGAAGACCAACGAGATATGGAACGTCCTCGAGGAGGCCTTCATCCCCGGCGGGGAGGGCACCGAGGGCAAGACCACGCAGAACGTCACCGTGGGCGGCGTCGGTATAGACGGCCGCGACGCCACCAATGACATGAGTTATATCGCCCTGGACGCCTTCGGGGACGTGCGGACCGTGCAGCCCAATTTCGGCGTGCGGATATCGCCCGACTGTCCCGAAGAGCTGATGAACAGGGCCCTGGACTATGACCGGGACGGCGTGCTGATGCATTTATTCAACGATGAGGCCATTATCCGGTCCCTGGTGAAAGGGGGCCACACACTGGAGGACGCGCGGAATTACGGCATGGTGGGCTGCCTGGAGCCGAACGCCCAGGGCAAGACCTTCGGATCCACCTTCGCCGTGCAGTTCAGCGGCGTCAAGTGCGTGGAGCTGGCCCTGTCTAACGGGATAGACAATATCTTCGGCTATCCCAGCGGCATCGAGACAGGGGACCCGGCCGGGTTCACCAGCTTCGACGATGTGTGGAACGCCTACGACGGCCAGGTGCGGCATTTCATCGGCCAGATGGTGCGTGGCATGGAATTGCTCGACCGCATTATATCGGAAAACGTTCCCTCTCCCTTCGCCTCCGCCATGGTTGACGGCTGTCTTGAGAAGGGAAAGGACCTCACGGCCGGGGGGGCGGTCTACAATTCCACCGGGGTCCAGCTCATGGGCTTCGCCAACGTGGTGGACAGCCTCTACGCGGTGAAAAAGGCGGTTTTCGACGAGAAGCGTTTCTCCATGGCCGACCTGGTCCAGTGGCTGTCGGAGGACTGGCAGGACGCGGAGGATAAGCGCGTCTACCTGCACAACCGGATCCCGAAATACGGCAACGACAATGACGAGGTCGACGCCATGGCCGCGAAAGTGGCCGATCACTACTGCGATGTCCTCGCTGATAAGCGCAATTTCCGGGGCGGATTTTTCTGGCCGGGCATATTCTCCGTCGGTTTTCACATTACGATGGGGGCCTTCACGGCGGCGACGCCGGACGGGCGGTTCGCCGGCGATGTCCTGGGCAACGGCATTACGCCGACCACCGGGAACGCCATATCCGGGCCCACGGCGATAATGAATTCCGTTACGAAGCTGCCGGTCGAGCGGGTGTACAACGGCGCCAACCTGAACATGCGCTTCCAGGGCAAGAAGATCAGCACCGCCAACCTGGCCTCGCTGATCAGGGGCTATTTCAAGCGGGGCGGCACCCAGGTGCAGTTCAACATGGTGGACACGAACATCCTCAGGGACGCGCAGCACCATCCGGAAAAGCACCGGGACCTGTTCGTGCGGGTGAGCGGCTATTCCGCCGAATTCACGGGCCTGAGCGAGATCGCCCAGGAAGAGATCATCAGCAGGACCGAGTTCGAAATGAGGCAGTGA
- a CDS encoding SDR family NAD(P)-dependent oxidoreductase encodes MGQVVVITGLADGMGRHVAAMLAASGHSIAGFDVDAAGIASLKKELERFGGEHLLDVIDITDRQAIAKFRDRVLEKYGHVDTVLSNVGIGFFCPFEEANLEKALKCLEINVIGASAIFQAFIPSMRERRSGKLIAMSSLVGRIPFPFESIYSASKFAITGLVLSLKYEVEPFGIKVALIEPAQVSTTFAAKIHVLPPEGSAYRDRARRFIERDDELIKTAPTPPDAAKRIVKVIEAKKPRIFNQVDFMSSFFLWLNQFLPRSLRDTILVNHMNIKV; translated from the coding sequence ATGGGACAGGTTGTGGTCATTACCGGATTAGCTGACGGCATGGGTCGTCACGTTGCGGCTATGCTGGCAGCGTCGGGCCATTCCATCGCGGGGTTCGATGTCGACGCCGCGGGCATCGCGTCTTTGAAGAAGGAGCTCGAGAGGTTCGGCGGAGAGCACCTGCTCGACGTGATCGATATTACCGATCGCCAGGCGATCGCGAAATTCCGAGACCGGGTCCTGGAGAAGTACGGCCATGTGGACACGGTACTTTCCAACGTGGGGATAGGGTTCTTCTGTCCCTTCGAAGAGGCCAACCTGGAGAAGGCCCTCAAGTGCCTCGAGATAAACGTCATCGGCGCATCAGCGATCTTCCAGGCCTTTATCCCGTCCATGAGGGAGCGTCGCTCCGGGAAGCTCATCGCCATGTCTTCCCTCGTCGGGCGCATACCCTTTCCCTTTGAATCGATATACTCGGCGAGCAAGTTCGCCATCACGGGGCTCGTGCTTTCCCTCAAGTACGAGGTGGAGCCCTTCGGCATCAAGGTGGCGCTGATAGAGCCGGCGCAGGTGTCCACCACCTTCGCGGCGAAGATCCACGTGCTGCCGCCGGAAGGATCGGCCTACCGGGACCGGGCCCGTCGCTTCATCGAGCGCGACGACGAGCTCATCAAGACGGCGCCGACGCCCCCCGACGCGGCAAAGAGGATCGTGAAGGTGATCGAGGCGAAAAAGCCCCGCATATTCAACCAGGTTGACTTCATGAGCAGCTTTTTCCTGTGGCTCAACCAGTTTCTTCCCCGCTCGCTCCGTGACACCATACTGGTGAATCACATGAATATCAAAGTCTAA
- a CDS encoding MoaD/ThiS family protein, giving the protein MADDLITIGVAAKGPVRSYIACKEAVIPRGSTVSTLISGLRIPKELRVICMKDGRRTPPEAKLHDGDSIIIISMLSGG; this is encoded by the coding sequence ATGGCCGACGACCTCATAACGATAGGAGTAGCGGCCAAGGGGCCGGTAAGAAGCTATATCGCATGTAAAGAGGCGGTGATTCCGCGCGGCTCCACGGTTTCCACGCTCATTTCCGGCCTGCGCATACCGAAAGAGCTCCGGGTAATCTGCATGAAAGACGGCAGGCGGACGCCGCCGGAGGCGAAGCTCCATGACGGCGACAGCATAATCATAATATCCATGCTCTCCGGAGGCTGA
- a CDS encoding MmgE/PrpD family protein, protein MEYTKELVKFCSDLSFEKLPDEVKHKAKLCILDYIANIYGSLELDAVQGVVEFVKSLGGPDAATALGCGFRTGLQNAAFINGTLAEAIESQDGLRFGGNHAVCAVIPATLALAESKGSDGKAIIAAVVAGYEVANRASAAVHPFHTLSGFMPTGTCGTFGAAVAVSRLMGHDYDRMLNAMGIAGYILPLTMAEQLMGGYTIKIVQGGQAASAGIMAAGLAGKGLTGDPFVLEGTALKGGFTQITMKQEPKPERITDRLGEHYSTMDVYFKPYTACRHTHGAAQATLDLVREKNIKASDIESIAVFTYAIGSLAVGKGMPDSGSFVSAQFSIPYVVAVCLLDGKLGPGQLTEKRIADPAVIALSKKVTVQPDDALNKMYPDKTASRIEVLMKNGERLVKQVDIPKGDPRDPMEAGDISEKVRFFAGSRDAKKIDRIINAVMDLDRAKNISELASLI, encoded by the coding sequence ATGGAATACACCAAGGAACTGGTCAAGTTCTGTTCTGATTTATCCTTTGAAAAACTGCCTGATGAAGTCAAACACAAGGCGAAGCTCTGCATCCTCGATTACATAGCCAATATATACGGATCGCTGGAGCTTGACGCGGTGCAGGGTGTCGTCGAGTTCGTCAAGTCCCTCGGCGGTCCCGACGCTGCGACCGCGCTAGGTTGCGGGTTCAGGACCGGCCTGCAAAACGCCGCATTCATCAACGGCACCCTTGCTGAGGCAATCGAGTCCCAGGACGGGCTTCGCTTCGGGGGCAACCACGCGGTATGCGCTGTGATCCCAGCCACGCTCGCCCTTGCCGAATCGAAGGGCTCTGACGGGAAGGCGATCATAGCGGCCGTTGTTGCCGGCTACGAGGTGGCGAACAGGGCATCTGCCGCTGTGCATCCGTTCCACACCCTGTCGGGTTTTATGCCTACCGGCACCTGCGGCACATTCGGCGCGGCTGTGGCAGTCTCCAGACTTATGGGCCACGATTATGACAGGATGCTGAATGCCATGGGCATCGCAGGCTATATACTCCCGCTGACCATGGCGGAGCAGCTCATGGGCGGATACACAATCAAGATCGTGCAGGGAGGACAAGCGGCCAGCGCCGGTATCATGGCGGCCGGTCTGGCGGGAAAGGGCCTCACCGGCGATCCGTTCGTGCTCGAGGGCACGGCGCTGAAAGGCGGCTTCACGCAGATAACCATGAAGCAGGAGCCGAAGCCGGAGCGGATCACAGACAGACTGGGAGAGCATTACTCCACAATGGACGTCTACTTCAAGCCGTACACGGCTTGCAGGCACACGCACGGCGCGGCCCAGGCGACGCTGGATCTGGTCAGGGAAAAGAATATCAAGGCCTCGGATATCGAATCCATCGCGGTGTTCACCTATGCTATCGGCTCGCTGGCGGTGGGCAAGGGGATGCCGGACAGCGGGAGCTTCGTGTCGGCTCAGTTCTCAATTCCCTACGTGGTGGCGGTCTGCCTGCTGGACGGGAAGCTGGGGCCGGGTCAGCTCACGGAGAAGAGGATCGCCGATCCGGCGGTCATTGCGCTCTCGAAGAAAGTGACGGTGCAGCCCGATGACGCCCTGAACAAGATGTACCCGGACAAAACCGCGAGCCGCATCGAGGTCCTCATGAAGAACGGCGAGCGCCTGGTGAAACAGGTGGATATCCCCAAGGGGGACCCCCGCGATCCCATGGAGGCCGGCGACATCTCGGAGAAGGTGCGGTTCTTCGCCGGAAGCCGCGATGCCAAAAAGATCGACCGGATCATCAATGCGGTCATGGACCTGGACAGGGCGAAAAACATCAGTGAACTGGCTTCGCTGATATAG